A genome region from Mycolicibacterium litorale includes the following:
- a CDS encoding MMPL/RND family transporter produces the protein MRRLADFVVRWPWAVIGVWVAMAIALPLTFPSLGEMSQRHPLVVLPADAPSSVTAEKMAEAFQESGNDDLLLVALINENGLTPADEAAYRKLVDALRDGVTDVVSVQDFVSTPQLRSFLTSEDKTTWVLPVSLEGELGTPRAFDSFNRVAELVERTVPDSRADGGLTVYLTGPAATVADLTVAGEQDRLPIEIAIAVLVLAVLLVVYRSVVTMLLPLMTIGSSLVIAQAAAAGYSHLTGSGVSNQSIIFLSAIMAGAGTDYAVFLISRYHDYLRSGHDDDQAVKAAMISIGKVITASAMTVGFTFLLLSFAKMGVFKTVGVSSAIGIGVAFLAGVTLLPAVLVLAGPRGWVKPRRELTARFWRRSGIRIVRRPVAHLVSSLLVLALLAGLGVVARYNYDDRKVVPASASSSIGYAALERHFPISQSIPEYILIQSPRDLRTPRALADLEQLASRVAQRPDVGLVSGITRPLGEVPQEFRATFQAGIVGDRLADGSTQIGQRTGDLNRLTDGATTLADSLADVRGQINTIAPSIQDLVNTFSSVRAEYGGDALVRDVEIAAKLVASVNALGNAMGVNFRAVKDLFAWIGPVLTALQGNAVCDANPSCRDTRMQFERLVAARQDGSLDEINGLAQELQGVEDRQTLNTAVKKLNAAMANVAKAVNAMGLDRPGGPQAGLTQLQQGANRLASGSREVAGGVDELVEQVKVIAAGLNEASTFLLTMRDNASDPAQAGFNIPAEVLNLPDFQKAAAAYISPDGRSVRYLVQTKLNPFSPEAMDQVDEITDIARGAQPNTTLADATISMGGFPVALRDTRDYYQQDIRFIIAATLLVVLLTLMVLLRAVIAPLYLVGSVVVSYFAAIGLGVLTFQVILGQELHWSVPPLAFVVLVAVGADYNMLFVSRLRDESPHSVRYGVIRTLGSTGGVITAAGLIFAASMAGLLFSSIGLVVQGGFVIGVGILLDTFVVRTITVPAIAALVGRANWWPSRVGPRRPQPRTPVGVGQTSEITNRSGQEQG, from the coding sequence ATGCGGCGGCTAGCCGATTTCGTGGTGCGATGGCCGTGGGCGGTCATCGGCGTCTGGGTCGCCATGGCCATCGCGCTGCCGCTGACCTTCCCGTCCCTCGGCGAGATGTCCCAACGGCATCCGCTGGTCGTCCTGCCCGCCGACGCACCGTCGAGTGTCACCGCCGAGAAGATGGCGGAGGCCTTCCAGGAGTCGGGCAACGACGACCTGCTGCTGGTGGCGTTGATCAACGAGAACGGGCTGACACCGGCTGACGAGGCCGCCTACCGCAAGCTCGTGGACGCGCTTCGTGACGGCGTCACCGACGTCGTGTCGGTGCAGGACTTCGTCAGCACGCCACAACTGCGGTCGTTCCTGACGAGCGAGGACAAGACGACCTGGGTGCTGCCGGTCAGCCTCGAGGGCGAGTTGGGCACACCGCGGGCCTTCGACTCCTTCAACCGGGTGGCCGAGCTCGTCGAACGGACCGTTCCCGACAGCCGGGCCGATGGCGGGTTGACGGTGTACCTGACCGGTCCTGCGGCCACCGTCGCGGACCTCACGGTGGCCGGCGAACAGGATCGGCTGCCCATCGAGATCGCGATCGCGGTCCTGGTCCTGGCCGTGCTGCTGGTGGTGTACCGCAGCGTGGTGACGATGCTGCTGCCGTTGATGACGATCGGGTCGTCGCTGGTGATCGCGCAGGCGGCGGCCGCCGGCTACTCGCACCTGACCGGCTCGGGTGTCTCGAACCAGTCGATCATCTTCTTGAGCGCGATCATGGCCGGCGCCGGAACGGATTACGCGGTCTTCCTCATCAGCCGCTACCACGACTATCTGCGGTCCGGTCACGACGACGATCAGGCCGTCAAGGCGGCCATGATCTCGATCGGGAAAGTGATCACCGCATCCGCCATGACGGTGGGGTTCACCTTCCTCCTGCTGAGCTTCGCCAAGATGGGCGTGTTCAAGACCGTCGGCGTGTCCTCGGCGATCGGGATCGGTGTCGCCTTCCTCGCCGGAGTGACACTGCTGCCGGCGGTTCTCGTACTCGCCGGGCCGCGTGGCTGGGTGAAGCCACGGCGCGAACTGACCGCCCGCTTCTGGCGACGCTCCGGCATCCGCATCGTCCGCCGGCCGGTCGCGCATCTGGTGAGCAGTCTGCTCGTCCTGGCGTTACTGGCCGGGCTCGGCGTCGTCGCCCGATACAACTACGACGACCGCAAGGTCGTCCCGGCCTCGGCGTCGAGTTCGATCGGCTACGCCGCGCTGGAACGCCACTTCCCGATCAGCCAGTCCATCCCCGAGTACATCCTCATCCAGTCGCCGCGCGACCTGCGCACGCCCCGTGCGCTCGCGGACCTCGAACAGCTGGCGTCGCGCGTCGCGCAACGCCCGGACGTGGGTCTGGTCAGCGGCATCACCCGACCCCTCGGCGAGGTGCCGCAGGAGTTCAGGGCCACGTTCCAGGCGGGCATCGTCGGTGACCGGCTGGCGGACGGTTCCACCCAGATCGGTCAGCGCACCGGCGACCTGAACCGCTTGACGGACGGGGCCACCACGTTGGCCGACAGCCTCGCCGACGTGCGCGGCCAGATCAACACGATCGCCCCCAGCATCCAGGACCTCGTCAACACCTTCTCCTCGGTGAGGGCCGAATACGGCGGCGACGCGCTGGTGCGCGACGTCGAGATCGCGGCCAAACTGGTCGCCAGCGTCAACGCGCTCGGCAACGCCATGGGCGTGAACTTCCGTGCGGTCAAGGACCTGTTCGCCTGGATCGGACCCGTCCTGACCGCGCTGCAGGGCAACGCGGTCTGCGATGCGAATCCCTCCTGCCGAGACACCCGCATGCAGTTCGAACGGCTCGTCGCCGCGCGCCAGGACGGCAGCCTCGACGAGATCAACGGACTCGCCCAGGAGCTCCAGGGTGTCGAGGACAGGCAGACCCTCAACACGGCGGTCAAGAAACTCAACGCCGCCATGGCCAACGTCGCCAAAGCGGTCAACGCCATGGGACTGGACCGCCCCGGCGGCCCGCAGGCGGGGCTGACCCAGCTGCAGCAGGGCGCCAACCGCCTGGCGAGCGGAAGCCGGGAGGTCGCAGGCGGCGTGGACGAACTGGTCGAGCAGGTCAAGGTGATCGCCGCGGGCCTCAACGAGGCGTCGACGTTCCTGCTGACGATGCGGGACAACGCCTCCGACCCGGCACAGGCGGGATTCAACATCCCCGCCGAGGTGCTGAACCTGCCCGACTTCCAGAAGGCTGCCGCGGCCTACATCTCGCCGGACGGCCGCTCGGTGCGGTACCTCGTGCAGACCAAGCTCAACCCGTTCAGCCCCGAGGCGATGGATCAGGTCGACGAGATCACCGACATCGCGCGCGGTGCCCAACCGAACACCACGCTCGCCGACGCCACCATCTCGATGGGCGGTTTCCCTGTCGCCCTTCGGGACACGCGCGACTACTACCAGCAGGACATCCGGTTCATCATCGCCGCCACCCTGCTCGTCGTGCTGTTGACCCTGATGGTGTTGCTGCGCGCGGTCATCGCACCCCTCTACCTCGTGGGTTCGGTGGTGGTCTCGTACTTCGCGGCGATCGGTCTGGGCGTGTTGACCTTCCAGGTGATCCTCGGACAGGAACTGCACTGGAGTGTGCCGCCGCTGGCGTTCGTCGTGTTGGTCGCGGTGGGAGCCGACTACAACATGCTGTTCGTCTCGCGGTTGCGGGACGAATCCCCGCACAGTGTGCGGTACGGCGTCATCCGCACCCTGGGATCGACGGGCGGCGTGATCACGGCAGCGGGTCTGATCTTCGCCGCGTCGATGGCCGGGCTGCTGTTCTCGAGTATCGGGCTGGTGGTCCAGGGCGGCTTCGTGATCGGGGTGGGAATCCTGCTGGACACCTTCGTGGTTCGCACCATCACGGTGCCCGCCATCGCCGCACTGGTCGGGCGGGCGAACTGGTGGCCGTCGCGGGTGGGGCCGCGGCGCCCGCAGCCGCGGACACCGGTCGGGGTCGGTCAGACGTCTGAGATCACGAATCGAAGCGGTCAGGAGCAGGGATGA
- a CDS encoding condensation domain-containing protein yields MRIGKITVGPLGEWALKPGSVTSWHPTAEAVEKARQAPVSSVPVSYMQGQHLRNYSEREAAGLNFSRQIIASCEVPGRCDVSAMDHAVNSYLRRHDTFRSWFERTDEGDFIRHAIEDPADIEFVPIDHGDMTIDEIQAHVVAIPTPLEWACFTFGVIQNEDYFTFFAAMDHVHGDATLIGTTMLEANGMYAAFSGGGAGLTLPDAGSFDDFCIRERERTSELTADSPEVRAWVEFAENNNGGFPEFPLPLGNPRESTSSDMTSEILMDPAQTERFESACTAAGARFVGGLFACLAQVEHELTGALTYYGLTPRDSRSATDNFMTQGWFTGLIPITVPIGAASFADAAWAAQSSFDSNLNMAKVPYYRVLELAPSLNWPQPNFPVSNFFHGGAAPLNAVLAAADMGLANNIGIYPDGRFSYQLTIYIFRYGEGTAMAIMHPDNAVARKSVARYLEAMKSASVMVADSGHWGRVA; encoded by the coding sequence TTGCGCATCGGCAAGATCACGGTCGGCCCACTTGGTGAATGGGCGCTCAAGCCCGGCTCCGTCACCTCCTGGCACCCGACGGCCGAGGCGGTCGAGAAGGCACGGCAGGCGCCGGTGAGTTCGGTGCCGGTCAGCTATATGCAGGGCCAGCATCTGCGCAACTACAGCGAACGCGAAGCCGCCGGTCTGAACTTCTCACGGCAGATCATCGCCAGTTGTGAAGTGCCTGGCAGATGCGATGTTTCGGCCATGGACCACGCCGTGAACTCCTATCTGCGCCGACACGACACCTTCCGCAGCTGGTTCGAACGCACCGACGAGGGCGATTTCATCCGGCACGCGATCGAAGATCCGGCTGACATCGAATTCGTGCCGATCGACCACGGCGACATGACGATCGACGAGATCCAGGCGCACGTGGTGGCGATACCGACTCCCCTGGAGTGGGCCTGCTTCACGTTCGGCGTCATCCAGAACGAGGATTACTTCACCTTCTTCGCCGCGATGGACCACGTCCACGGGGACGCGACATTGATCGGTACGACGATGTTGGAAGCCAACGGGATGTACGCGGCGTTCAGCGGTGGCGGTGCGGGTCTCACGCTTCCCGACGCCGGCAGTTTCGACGACTTCTGCATCCGGGAGCGGGAACGCACATCCGAGTTGACCGCGGACTCGCCCGAAGTGCGAGCATGGGTTGAATTCGCGGAGAACAACAATGGCGGTTTCCCTGAATTCCCGCTGCCGCTGGGCAATCCGCGCGAGTCGACCAGCAGTGACATGACTTCCGAGATCCTGATGGACCCGGCGCAGACCGAACGCTTCGAATCGGCGTGCACGGCCGCAGGCGCACGCTTCGTCGGCGGTCTGTTCGCCTGCCTCGCGCAGGTCGAGCACGAACTGACCGGTGCGCTCACCTATTACGGGCTCACCCCGCGGGATTCGCGCAGCGCCACCGACAATTTCATGACCCAGGGCTGGTTCACCGGCCTGATCCCGATCACCGTGCCGATCGGCGCAGCGTCATTCGCCGATGCGGCCTGGGCGGCACAGTCGTCGTTCGACTCGAATCTGAACATGGCCAAAGTGCCCTATTACCGGGTCCTGGAGTTGGCGCCGTCGCTGAACTGGCCGCAGCCCAACTTCCCCGTGTCGAATTTCTTCCACGGCGGAGCCGCGCCGCTGAACGCGGTGCTCGCCGCCGCGGATATGGGACTCGCGAACAACATCGGGATCTATCCGGATGGCCGCTTCTCCTATCAGCTCACCATCTACATCTTCCGATACGGCGAGGGCACGGCGATGGCGATCATGCATCCCGACAACGCAGTCGCCAGGAAGTCCGTCGCCCGCTACCTCGAGGCGATGAAGTCGGCGTCCGTGATGGTCGCCGACAGCGGCCACTGGGGGCGCGTCGCATAG